The genomic interval ACTCAAGGATTCCTTCAGCTCTGGCTCTTTCTTTGGGTCCAATCTCCTTTACATGCTGCTCTCCATTACAAACAAGGCAGAGCAATGGCACTCTTGCTGATACTTGAAGACAAATATTCAGCCTCCTATGAGCTACCTCCATGTTCACAGTAGAGCTGGAGCACGTTTGACATGCACACGCTTACAATCCTCTAGCTTTATGCAGATGCACTGTCATCCACCGCCAGTGATGTCAGTTATCATGTCAAGAATGCACAAGTGTTATCTTGGCGCCTGAGCCGGAAATATTAAAATAGTTTGTAATAGAAGGAAAGCATAAATGCAATTAGAGGTGAATGTTATCATTTGTCAGGTTTAGGTAATTTCACTTTTGTTATAATCTCTATGGATATTTTGGATGAAAAAGTAGGAAAGTGATTGatgtggttttatttatttatttttgcagatGTTCTACTAATGATACAGCAATGTACACAGTTGTTGCGGGAAACATCCATGGACAAGCCTCTAGTCAGGCTTCCATTATTGTGAAGAGTAAGTATAGCTACATTATATCATCAGGATTTAGGTCTTCTTGTTTTTATTACAGGGTGAAGGCAGCCTGTCAAGTCGCCTCTGAAGTTGTGGTTGTTCTTCTTCCTGTTGTTTCTTTGAAGTCTTAATCCTCCATTATTCATGAAGTGACTACCTTGATACTTGGTTATGTCGCATCGGACAGTATCTATCCAACCCCCTGAGCTAgttgtgttatttatttttcgtGTATCAATTATTAACAAACTTTTATTTGCCTGTAGGTGagccagtagagggcatgcacacattttttttaaaatttcattttcaacactgcttattcttGTCAGGGTCACAGGGTGTTGGAGCATATCCCATCTGAATTTGGGAGAAAGGTGGCCTACACCCAagactagtcgccagtcagttgcagGGACCACTTAGAGAAAGACAACCACccacactcacaaacacaccgCCACTAAGTGGGAATTGATCCACGCTGCCCACACAGCAATTTTATTTTGCTAAATAAAGCACTGCAGCAACAGGTGGAACCtcacttattttaaaaatctaaatttattGCTAATTAAAGCATTGGAATCACAAAAACCTTACCATTCATTTAATCTATTTACTCTCTTATTAATTTCCAATAATTCAAGCCTGAAAATCAGGTATACAGAGGTTGTCTAGTTTAGCATTTCTAGATTTGATACatgaaacaattttaaatacTACATTCTTCATGtttaattataataaaaaaataaccttcTTTCTTTCCCTCTTTATTAAACTTTTCTAGGGTACAAGAAGGAAGAGTTTTGTCCATATGGATGGATCCCTTACACTGGTATGTTCCAATTAATTCATAAGAATTTATGTCAGAGGATGATATATTTTTGTAGTTTGGGTAACAGAAATTACTAAAATATCTGTTttgtggtattaaaaaaaaggtttgcaaGGATTTTAGAGATTTGTCTCCTCAGTTTTCTTTTCTACTTCATTTTCTCTCAGTTTCAATACTTCCGAAGATCCATTTCACAAAAATCCACATTACCTTCCTGGAGAAATTCGGTCCGGTGTTTGCTTCTGAAGGAGATTCAGCCACTCTGACTGCCACCATGAACCTTGAGCCCAACTTGGCCAACCTGCAACCTGAAGCACAGTGGTACAGAGATGGTAATTGGTCACTATtcagtcttgtttttttaatgttcttagTGTAATcatgtgcctttttttcctccacttcaTCTCCAGATACTCGTTTGTTTGATTCTAAATGGGTAAAGATCGAAACCGGCAGAGGAGTCAGCACCTTGACTCTTCCTGACCTGTACAAAGAAGACGAAGGCTTGTACACACTGCGGATGGTCACAAAAGGAGGCATTGCAGAACATAGTGCATTTGTCTCCGTGGCAGGTCAGgagttttagaattttttttctcacaccaCTGTATAAAAATCACTTTGAAACTTGTTTTATAGATGGTCCACCACCGGTTGTTGGTGCACCTGGTGCCCCAATGGACATCAAAATCCATGATGCAAACAGGGACTATGTCATTGTGTCATGGAAGCCTCCCAATACTACTACAGAGGGTCCAATCCTTGGATACTTTGTGGACAAGTAGGCATTGGCGTTAACTACCACACAAAGCTAAAACTTAATAAGGCTATGTTACATGATATTCTATCGCTAGTTAGTGTCATTCAGTcttgttttttcaatttttttttatttcaagaaTTCCTCTCTCATTCTGTTTCATTGTTTCATCTTTTCACTTCACTTTGCAGAAGTGAGGTTGCAACAGAAAACTGGACTCAGTGCAATGATCAACCCATTAAGATCTGTAAGTACCCAGTGGCTGGCCTGTTTGAAGGACACTCTTACTGCTTCAGGGTCCGAGCTGTCAACGCTAAAGGAATCAGCAAACCTTCCCGAATGTCTAACCCCATCGCCGCACTGGACCCGACTGAGTTTGACAGACTACAAAGTGGGTTGCACTAGAACACTGAGACCAATATGATATTAACATGCGCTTAGAATATTTTCTGATTAACAAAATAAGTGACGGTTAGAATGCTTGCACATTCCGAAATGCTAAAAAGTACATTATTTCCCCCATTTCTCTAGCTAAAAAACTTGGGGGAAGACTGGATGTCGTCTCTTACCATGATGAAGTTGAAAGTGGGTTTATTGATTTTATGATTCACTCTTACTTCAATTGGTAGTGGTATTTTTGTGCACTTATATCCTGTGTTTTTATCTACAGCAGACGGAAAACCTCCCGGTTCTCCATCAGGGATTTACGCTTCGGAAACTGACAGGACTTACATTGTTTTAAGCTGGAAAGCTCCAGTAAACTCTAGCAAAGTTCCAATGTGGTACTATATAGAAAAGGTAAGGCAGTGGCTTGTCTCTATTGAAAATGCACTTTGACTGTTGTTTATTGCTACTTTAGTCTCATTTCAGAtattcttcaaaaacaacatgatTATTACTTTGACTCAAACAATAATGCACTGTATGAAAGTGCTACATATGCCTCTTTCCATACAGAGCACAGCTGACAGTGATGCCTGGCAGCGTGTTAACACGCAGGTCCCTATTCGATCCCCTCGCTATGCTGTCTTCAACCTGTCAGAGGGTCAACAGTACAAATTCAGAGTCCTTTCCGCAAACATGTTTGGAACTAGTGAGCCTTCAGAACCAAGTCGGCCCATTGAAACCCAAGAAATTAAAGGTCCGAAATTCTACTGATCTTAAACTGACGGGCCTTTCAGGCAATAGCTATCGTACAAAAGTATTGTTGTGATGGTGCCTCTAATGCTCTTGCCTCATTTTACGGCATCAGGCGTGCCTTCGGCTCCCGGCCAGGTGATCTCAACACGGGAGACGGACACTTCTGTCCTGATCCAGTGGGCTCCACCTAAGGAACCCAACAATCTTATTGGCTACTACATCGACCAGTGTGTCAAGGGATCCAAAGACTGGACCTCAGCAAACCACAAACCACACAAAAGCACTAAGTATATGTTTCCAGTGAAAATCGTGGGCAGATTTCATTGCTCACAGTGGTTTGTGAAGTTATTAACTATGAGGAGCTTAAAACTGATGTTATGCTCTGGTTACAGATTTGTGGTTAGCGGTCTTACAACAGGAGAAACTTATGTATTCCGTGTGCAAGCTATCAATGAGATTGGCCTCAGTGAGGAGTCGCAGGAATCTGCACCTCTCACAGTGAAGGCTGCACTcagttagtattttttttactgtatcttGCCATTTGTGTATAATTAATGCTTCAACCACACCATTtgaacattgtttttgtttttgtccagcCACGCCTTCTGCTCCATATAAAATTGCTTTGGTGAACTGTGATGGACATTCAATGGTCCTGAGCTGGAAGAAGCCCAGTCACTCCGGGGGGTCAGCAATTAAGGAATATTATGTCGATAAGAGACGCAGTGGAACAAGCCTGTGGAGGGAGATCAATATCCCCCCAATTGCTGAAAGACTTTTCACGGTAATGTCTATGTAAAACCAGATGAGTGAAACAAATCTTTACTAATAGTGAGTTGTTCCTTTGGAAGTACAATTAAAGAACTGTAGGGGGTATATTAAAATCAATGACTATTTTATAAAGTGACAGTAACACTGCATTCACTGATAGGTGGATGGTTTGACAGAAGGAGCAGTCTATCAGTTCCAACTATATGCGGCCAATCTTATTGGCTTGGGACCGGCATCCGAACACTCAGCCGACTACACTTGTGAGGCCTGGACGATGCCCGAGCCGGGTTagtaaatgcaaaatacaatacaaaaacaaaaaacttgtcCAAGATTAAAAGGACTGAGGAAAATATCCAACTTGTGTCCATGATAATATAAATCTTTAagtatttattttgtgtgcCATGCTACAGGCCCAGCCTATGATCTCACATTCTGTGAGGTTAGAGATGATTCTGTGTTGCTGGAGTGGCAAAAGCCGGTATATATTGGTTCTGGACCTGTTACTGGTTACCATGTAGAGTATGCGAAGAAAGGCACTGATGAATGGACTACAGCCAACGAGACAGCCACTAATCAATGCTTCCTTAAGGTGAAGATACCTGAATTCCTTTGGGAAAACAGCCTTTATGTATGCGTTATTTTCACCgtgttttaattattattcCACCAAgtcattaattatttatatGCTAATGTATGGATGAAATGTTTCTCGTTGTTTCTATTCTATATTGGAAACATCCAaacatttattgtatttaaatacGCTATGTATCAGGCTGTATAACACTGGCATCTACTGCACAAAATTGGTAACTGCATGTTGGACTagggatttattattattattattattattattattattattattattattattattattattattattacatgccATTGACGACTATAAAGAATAAAATGTGAGAGAAAGGAGCTCTATTAGACGGAAGCGTATTgcattcacttaaaaaaaagccctgacccttttttgaattaatttatttttggggttgcttcttgaattaattattttctaaAACTCTGTTTTCGAAATAATTTatcttagtgttttttttcaaaagtatttttccaactccttttttctaattaatttattttgagggttgtttttacctttgttttaactttcttttcttctcattaattaattttcattgatttttttttaaattatttttttcttcctcatttttttttcttagcctggccaataattcaaaaaacaagctACGTTTTGCAAATTCTAGACTGGAGGACACTCACactaacaacatttttttaatctcctaGGTGACAGGTTTGGAAGTGGACTGCACATATGACCTTAGGGTGCGTGCTGTGAATGCATCAGGGGTTGGTATGGCCTCAATGCCCTCTGACCCCGTCACTGCCAAGGCTGTGTCAGGTAAGGTCTAAACATCTTCCAGTCCTAttcatttaaactttatttcatACTAATAtcactcccccccaaaaaaaccctcttcaaagtaaaaaaaggaaCTTAAATGTAAAGACAGGCACCTTCTTAGTCATTGCCAATGAAGAATGGTGCAGTCACACTTTGTCAAAGAaagttgtgcttttttttgcatgtaatgTAGGCTCACAGGAGGTGTCCTGCTGTGTGGATAAGAAGACGGGTGacattgttttcacatttgAGGCATGCCAAATGAACGCAGGCTCTCAGTTCATCTGGAAGAAAGATTATGAAGAAATCACAGATTTCTCCAAAGGAATTGAGATCAAAACTGAAGGCAACAAGTAAGATCACACGCACACTTTGACATCTTTAACGTGATTCATCTGTCAGTCTTTATCTTTCTGTTTCTTTAATGCCCTGCTTCATAGAACTCAGCTGATCTTTAAGAATGCGGATAAAGGAGACTTTGGGACCTTCTCTGTCTCTGTCACTAACACAGACGGAGTTTCTTCCAGCTTTTCGATTAACTCAGACGGTATGGGCTTTTTCAAAATTTTGTAGTTGTGTGTTGTCATTCTGACAAACcgcaaattacaaaaaaaaatgcaaatctaAAATCCATTGCATTACTTTTTGTCAAATATTcagtttgatacctttcctcTCTTACACTAATACACTTGTATTTCAGAGATGAAAACACTGGTGGCACAGAGTTATGACGTCAGACACCCAAGTAGGTACCTTTGGGTGAACTTTCAATTTCTTAAATCCATCCACCGCTCATCCTATGCTCTTTACCGCTCTCCTCTCCCATCtctacttacatttttttgtcttggttCTGAAATAATTCTCTTGTTGGATTTAAACAACCCTTACCTGCTTTTGCGTCACCTGCCGAACCAAAATTC from Stigmatopora argus isolate UIUO_Sarg chromosome 2, RoL_Sarg_1.0, whole genome shotgun sequence carries:
- the myom2b gene encoding myomesin-2 isoform X1, translated to MSWTGHTTTLVSNSGVNMSGLIKRGSYNHKYHHKQCQYVVKEYSSSEEVVDRYEYKTRAHIQEVLNMKMPQKYVREEPMIRGPSFLVRLRSHTVFENTPIKLFCTVEGYPQPIVKWHKDGMILDMSSGKYLVGAKGGTHSLEISRCSTNDTAMYTVVAGNIHGQASSQASIIVKRYKKEEFCPYGWIPYTVSILPKIHFTKIHITFLEKFGPVFASEGDSATLTATMNLEPNLANLQPEAQWYRDDTRLFDSKWVKIETGRGVSTLTLPDLYKEDEGLYTLRMVTKGGIAEHSAFVSVADGPPPVVGAPGAPMDIKIHDANRDYVIVSWKPPNTTTEGPILGYFVDKSEVATENWTQCNDQPIKICKYPVAGLFEGHSYCFRVRAVNAKGISKPSRMSNPIAALDPTEFDRLQTKKLGGRLDVVSYHDEVETDGKPPGSPSGIYASETDRTYIVLSWKAPVNSSKVPMWYYIEKSTADSDAWQRVNTQVPIRSPRYAVFNLSEGQQYKFRVLSANMFGTSEPSEPSRPIETQEIKGVPSAPGQVISTRETDTSVLIQWAPPKEPNNLIGYYIDQCVKGSKDWTSANHKPHKSTKFVVSGLTTGETYVFRVQAINEIGLSEESQESAPLTVKAALTTPSAPYKIALVNCDGHSMVLSWKKPSHSGGSAIKEYYVDKRRSGTSLWREINIPPIAERLFTVDGLTEGAVYQFQLYAANLIGLGPASEHSADYTCEAWTMPEPGPAYDLTFCEVRDDSVLLEWQKPVYIGSGPVTGYHVEYAKKGTDEWTTANETATNQCFLKVTGLEVDCTYDLRVRAVNASGVGMASMPSDPVTAKAVSGSQEVSCCVDKKTGDIVFTFEACQMNAGSQFIWKKDYEEITDFSKGIEIKTEGNKTQLIFKNADKGDFGTFSVSVTNTDGVSSSFSINSDEMKTLVAQSYDVRHPIIPLKSELAYKILERGRMRFWLQAEEISPSVTYKFFVNDKEMSAADSIKMGHDVSTGIIEFILDTFTEENEGTYTCQITDGGGKAQSSMVLIGDAFKAALAEADYQRREYIRVKEGPHFCEFLSLHVGDDCSVTLVCKVANLKKESEFHWFREDTEIIPDVKPDLASGVCKLTIKLFSLKTSGIYKATISDDRGKDMSQIDVSGKVFEEAINQITQLAGVSAQELVIHCTATGIQLQCHMKYYTSEMNIVWYHGENKLCPSDKTVIGGTPAMATMEIIEPIDKDKGKYHIVITDPEDSHKRTLDLSGEVYEKAYAEFQKLKAEAYAEKNRGKVIGGLPDVVTIMEKKTLSLTCTVCGDPKPQVSWLKNGVEVERDDQYVVSLDQGKFASLTIRGVSMEDSSKYSMIVQNKYGGESVDIVVCVYRQGEKIPEAKPTVTAKTIIPPKLPIEMPQTMTQPAHCPAPSTPSPTPQKTAPGRGVKSPTPTRRRF
- the myom2b gene encoding myomesin-2 isoform X2, whose amino-acid sequence is MSGLIKRGSYNHKYHHKQCQYVVKEYSSSEEVVDRYEYKTRAHIQEVLNMKMPQKYVREEPMIRGPSFLVRLRSHTVFENTPIKLFCTVEGYPQPIVKWHKDGMILDMSSGKYLVGAKGGTHSLEISRCSTNDTAMYTVVAGNIHGQASSQASIIVKRYKKEEFCPYGWIPYTVSILPKIHFTKIHITFLEKFGPVFASEGDSATLTATMNLEPNLANLQPEAQWYRDDTRLFDSKWVKIETGRGVSTLTLPDLYKEDEGLYTLRMVTKGGIAEHSAFVSVADGPPPVVGAPGAPMDIKIHDANRDYVIVSWKPPNTTTEGPILGYFVDKSEVATENWTQCNDQPIKICKYPVAGLFEGHSYCFRVRAVNAKGISKPSRMSNPIAALDPTEFDRLQTKKLGGRLDVVSYHDEVETDGKPPGSPSGIYASETDRTYIVLSWKAPVNSSKVPMWYYIEKSTADSDAWQRVNTQVPIRSPRYAVFNLSEGQQYKFRVLSANMFGTSEPSEPSRPIETQEIKGVPSAPGQVISTRETDTSVLIQWAPPKEPNNLIGYYIDQCVKGSKDWTSANHKPHKSTKFVVSGLTTGETYVFRVQAINEIGLSEESQESAPLTVKAALTTPSAPYKIALVNCDGHSMVLSWKKPSHSGGSAIKEYYVDKRRSGTSLWREINIPPIAERLFTVDGLTEGAVYQFQLYAANLIGLGPASEHSADYTCEAWTMPEPGPAYDLTFCEVRDDSVLLEWQKPVYIGSGPVTGYHVEYAKKGTDEWTTANETATNQCFLKVTGLEVDCTYDLRVRAVNASGVGMASMPSDPVTAKAVSGSQEVSCCVDKKTGDIVFTFEACQMNAGSQFIWKKDYEEITDFSKGIEIKTEGNKTQLIFKNADKGDFGTFSVSVTNTDGVSSSFSINSDEMKTLVAQSYDVRHPIIPLKSELAYKILERGRMRFWLQAEEISPSVTYKFFVNDKEMSAADSIKMGHDVSTGIIEFILDTFTEENEGTYTCQITDGGGKAQSSMVLIGDAFKAALAEADYQRREYIRVKEGPHFCEFLSLHVGDDCSVTLVCKVANLKKESEFHWFREDTEIIPDVKPDLASGVCKLTIKLFSLKTSGIYKATISDDRGKDMSQIDVSGKVFEEAINQITQLAGVSAQELVIHCTATGIQLQCHMKYYTSEMNIVWYHGENKLCPSDKTVIGGTPAMATMEIIEPIDKDKGKYHIVITDPEDSHKRTLDLSGEVYEKAYAEFQKLKAEAYAEKNRGKVIGGLPDVVTIMEKKTLSLTCTVCGDPKPQVSWLKNGVEVERDDQYVVSLDQGKFASLTIRGVSMEDSSKYSMIVQNKYGGESVDIVVCVYRQGEKIPEAKPTVTAKTIIPPKLPIEMPQTMTQPAHCPAPSTPSPTPQKTAPGRGVKSPTPTRRRF